From Chloracidobacterium sp. N, the proteins below share one genomic window:
- the csx17 gene encoding type I-U CRISPR-associated protein Csx17, producing MAAVVCSGVSPRSLGDLLKGFGVMAIVGENCPDALFWWDDAFHLVVERPCDDGADQRESRQAIEGVVRGHLLGWGSVVAEAFKPVRGSKEKKIKRQDSKLKLRDNHDRFEPQIAAWARAIALPDPDKKETEPHPLFPAHGQEGSGDYFSQVEKAVEAARGAPLDIAWSLFAEGNPTLKKGLDSGYLFFPEPMKRYATGIAKWVQDRAALSPWCFLLAVRGAVLLRGSLRRLRWGRRAYPAFPFVFEGSVVELGKGSFFRNVEVHLPTWTAAYPRTLAEFEVQMRQFQARLSGRGFAATAAEFRAAVVGRGPGAAFDTFHRFVLEGRRRGQDQRMRQGIPRGSTRVGVKGKEHATLRLMLAPLAETGWFDQFSTDRLRAERARAEEAIHRAVDEPGPDTYRGILKSLWDLNQALVVSGALRRDLEDTGRKPRPLPPLPALLWERALGNEPDPAHQLGRAIGSILGVRADLGVRAKGAVVGPILEHMLPVRWNWKKSGDWTVPKDPPSRPLRWAGLNPLADFKDLFWFRWLDSAELPKLPFAAARFARLADIAALLRGDVNIREVHCLAGLYALLDWESLGTGRGEASGACVPVPPSYAALRLWLELGIDPPPKSRPPRDGTVARLLSLGSASGVEKAVEVALGHLRVNGLPWRTDPRPTGKAVARFAATIPANEAARMLLAVLAPISKDDTLALSRHLWVPIEE from the coding sequence ATGGCAGCGGTCGTCTGCAGCGGGGTCTCGCCGCGTTCGCTCGGCGATCTCCTCAAAGGCTTCGGCGTCATGGCCATCGTCGGGGAGAACTGTCCGGACGCACTGTTCTGGTGGGACGACGCCTTTCACCTGGTGGTCGAGCGGCCCTGCGACGATGGCGCGGATCAGAGGGAGTCGAGGCAGGCGATCGAGGGTGTGGTGCGCGGCCACCTGCTCGGGTGGGGGAGTGTCGTTGCGGAGGCGTTCAAGCCTGTTCGCGGCAGCAAGGAGAAAAAAATCAAACGGCAAGATTCGAAGCTCAAGCTGCGCGATAACCATGATCGGTTCGAGCCCCAGATTGCGGCATGGGCACGGGCGATCGCTCTTCCCGACCCGGACAAGAAGGAGACCGAACCGCACCCGCTGTTCCCTGCCCATGGGCAGGAGGGAAGCGGCGACTACTTTTCCCAGGTCGAGAAGGCAGTCGAGGCGGCCAGAGGTGCTCCGTTGGACATCGCGTGGTCGCTTTTCGCGGAAGGGAACCCCACACTCAAGAAGGGGCTCGACAGCGGCTATCTCTTCTTTCCCGAGCCAATGAAACGCTACGCGACGGGCATCGCGAAGTGGGTGCAGGATCGCGCTGCGCTCAGCCCATGGTGCTTCCTGCTGGCAGTGCGTGGGGCTGTGCTTTTGCGTGGCAGCCTTCGTCGCCTCCGCTGGGGTCGCCGCGCGTACCCCGCGTTCCCGTTCGTGTTCGAGGGCTCGGTGGTCGAGCTCGGGAAGGGCAGTTTCTTCCGAAACGTCGAGGTCCATCTTCCGACATGGACCGCCGCCTACCCTCGGACGCTCGCGGAGTTCGAAGTCCAGATGCGTCAGTTCCAGGCACGTCTGTCAGGCCGGGGCTTCGCCGCCACCGCAGCAGAGTTCCGGGCGGCGGTCGTCGGGCGTGGCCCCGGTGCCGCCTTCGACACCTTCCATCGCTTCGTCCTCGAAGGGCGCCGCCGAGGGCAGGACCAGCGGATGCGTCAAGGCATCCCACGCGGTTCGACGCGCGTTGGGGTCAAGGGCAAGGAACACGCAACGCTACGGCTGATGCTGGCACCGCTCGCGGAAACGGGATGGTTCGACCAGTTCAGCACGGATCGTTTGCGCGCGGAACGTGCGCGCGCGGAGGAGGCCATCCATCGCGCAGTCGATGAGCCCGGGCCCGATACGTATCGTGGCATCCTCAAGTCGCTCTGGGATCTCAACCAGGCGCTTGTCGTGTCCGGTGCCCTGCGCCGGGACCTCGAGGACACAGGCCGGAAGCCGCGCCCACTGCCACCGCTCCCGGCGCTCCTATGGGAGCGTGCACTCGGGAACGAGCCAGACCCGGCCCATCAACTGGGACGTGCCATCGGTTCGATCCTCGGGGTTCGAGCCGACCTCGGGGTTCGAGCCAAGGGTGCGGTTGTCGGGCCCATCCTTGAGCACATGCTCCCGGTTCGCTGGAATTGGAAAAAAAGCGGCGATTGGACAGTTCCGAAAGACCCCCCGTCCCGTCCCCTCAGGTGGGCCGGCCTCAACCCTCTCGCTGACTTCAAAGACCTCTTCTGGTTCCGCTGGCTCGACAGTGCCGAGTTGCCGAAGCTGCCGTTTGCCGCCGCGCGCTTCGCGCGCCTCGCCGACATCGCCGCCCTGCTTCGTGGTGACGTGAACATTCGGGAGGTCCATTGCCTCGCTGGTCTTTACGCGCTTCTCGACTGGGAATCGTTGGGAACCGGGCGGGGTGAAGCGTCAGGTGCATGCGTTCCTGTGCCGCCGTCGTACGCCGCGCTCCGTCTGTGGCTTGAGCTGGGCATCGATCCGCCGCCGAAGTCGCGGCCCCCGCGCGACGGCACTGTCGCACGGCTTCTCTCATTAGGCAGCGCCAGCGGGGTCGAGAAAGCTGTCGAAGTGGCACTCGGGCACCTGCGAGTCAACGGCCTCCCTTGGAGGACGGATCCGAGACCAACCGGAAAGGCTGTTGCGCGCTTCGCCGCGACCATCCCGGCCAACGAGGCAGCGCGAATGCTGCTCGCGGTTCTCGCCCCCATCTCGAAAGATGACACGCTCGCCCTATCGCGGCACCTCTGGGTGCCGATCGAGGAATAA
- the cas7u gene encoding type I-U CRISPR-associated RAMP protein Csb1/Cas7u, translated as MTLLEQLYAQDHIVITASLKLTNGNFLQPTGFPDIGACIYRDKEGQRWCLVESEQSMANRLEAVCMKAPGVWVDDLRGLPVIAVEDKGGKLLATNLTEPHRIASSYILESKLAGGTENLRKLFEEKIGLENRLENRLENRLENDGEIWPLDKRANLEKLVFALDPAALLHGFQFVQWKFVGLRQTRLIHARLEAKLADDPEVHYGMVKWDAIEPESTREGRANKGQSIAAKSRIVPKNIVATFEIDVLGLKSLSLDEDRKKFLLGLALWKIGALLANKASFDPRSRATGPSLRLRADCYLTCESISWSGNSSKGQTTPTELMEAKPTSLGQADGPSFTPDNGGQKSAVTFQVLIEELLGKDKVTFEKPKEGKSSVGESAGEQDGSHYDGPMVEVTYEPKQNQENKPKQEKKGGSKAAQQTEANVEQADEAADEAQE; from the coding sequence ATGACCCTGCTTGAACAACTCTACGCGCAGGACCACATCGTGATCACCGCGTCGCTCAAGCTCACGAACGGCAACTTTCTCCAGCCCACCGGCTTTCCCGACATCGGTGCCTGCATCTACCGCGACAAGGAAGGCCAGCGCTGGTGCCTCGTCGAGAGCGAGCAGAGCATGGCGAACCGACTCGAAGCGGTCTGCATGAAGGCGCCAGGGGTCTGGGTGGACGACCTCAGGGGCCTGCCGGTCATTGCGGTGGAGGACAAGGGCGGCAAACTCCTGGCGACGAACCTCACCGAGCCGCATCGGATCGCATCGTCCTACATTCTCGAAAGCAAGCTTGCGGGCGGTACCGAAAACCTGCGCAAGCTGTTCGAGGAAAAGATCGGGCTGGAGAACAGGCTGGAGAACAGGCTGGAGAACAGGCTGGAGAACGACGGCGAAATTTGGCCGCTCGACAAGCGGGCCAACCTGGAGAAACTGGTCTTCGCGCTCGATCCGGCGGCGCTACTGCACGGATTCCAGTTCGTTCAGTGGAAGTTCGTCGGGCTGCGCCAGACCCGCCTCATCCACGCGCGGCTGGAAGCGAAACTCGCTGACGATCCCGAGGTCCACTACGGCATGGTGAAGTGGGACGCGATCGAGCCGGAGTCGACACGCGAGGGGCGCGCCAACAAGGGGCAGAGCATTGCCGCGAAGAGCCGCATTGTGCCGAAGAACATCGTTGCAACGTTCGAAATCGACGTTCTGGGGCTGAAGAGCTTGTCGCTCGATGAGGACCGAAAGAAGTTCCTCCTCGGCCTTGCTCTGTGGAAGATCGGCGCTCTCCTCGCCAACAAGGCGTCGTTCGATCCTCGTAGCCGCGCGACCGGGCCGAGTCTCCGCCTCCGCGCCGATTGCTACCTGACCTGCGAGTCGATCTCGTGGAGCGGCAACTCATCAAAGGGGCAGACCACCCCCACCGAGTTGATGGAAGCGAAGCCCACCAGCCTCGGCCAAGCTGACGGTCCGTCCTTCACGCCGGATAATGGGGGACAGAAGTCCGCGGTGACCTTCCAGGTGCTCATCGAAGAACTGCTCGGAAAGGACAAAGTAACCTTCGAGAAACCGAAAGAAGGCAAGTCGAGCGTGGGCGAGTCCGCCGGGGAGCAGGACGGTTCGCACTACGACGGCCCCATGGTGGAGGTCACGTACGAGCCCAAGCAGAATCAGGAGAACAAGCCGAAGCAGGAGAAGAAGGGTGGCAGCAAGGCCGCCCAACAAACAGAGGCGAATGTCGAGCAAGCGGACGAAGCAGCGGACGAAGCACAGGAATGA
- the csb2 gene encoding type I-U CRISPR-associated protein Csb2, giving the protein MTNATIIQVELLSGRYHAHVWGESQFAMAGPEWPPSPWRLLRALASAWFCAQPVLSSEVDRDDLLQALGRSDAPEIWLPRTSVHEIRYYQPVRLGASDRVPHHDHFAVPEGGRFWFRFEKALQPDQRALLAKLLERLRYFGRSESRARLRLVNYNEPPAGVFRVMPRSGIQPGIQPTSPTEYRRVLCTTSGFWASDLWLLRRDEETRKKETRKNGYPLHLVDELINEKMPLPCGARWVEYAVPAEALVHEIRPRVSAPPAKPSVNVAEIRFRLNRRIPIPLRYVVAVARAFRDAAVEAHRDRTGQMSLILSGRELDGTVARGHQHAYYLPRPRAGAVTLDELLVRVPGGKLTQEELDALLGVGRIRVGGRSYPITVVPEAVVASAKPAPEARQWQSVTPFLPPLRHRQGREETRVDRQAIACAEKVCGRRPAHVESLSGPGGLGCVSPVLAHEYGTGGRGWTLTTRLGFWLQLTFDEPVSLDRPLGADAHFGAGQFAPVDQSEET; this is encoded by the coding sequence ATGACCAACGCGACTATTATCCAAGTCGAGCTTCTCTCGGGCCGCTACCACGCACACGTGTGGGGGGAGTCCCAGTTTGCAATGGCGGGGCCAGAGTGGCCTCCCTCGCCATGGCGGCTCCTCCGCGCGCTCGCTTCCGCATGGTTCTGCGCACAGCCGGTTTTATCCTCGGAGGTTGATCGCGATGACCTGCTCCAGGCCTTGGGTCGCTCTGACGCGCCCGAGATCTGGCTTCCGCGCACGTCGGTCCACGAGATCCGCTACTACCAGCCCGTGCGGCTGGGCGCGTCCGATCGCGTCCCCCACCACGACCACTTCGCCGTTCCCGAAGGCGGTCGCTTCTGGTTCCGCTTCGAGAAGGCTCTTCAGCCGGATCAGCGGGCGTTGCTCGCCAAACTCCTTGAACGGCTGCGCTATTTCGGCCGCAGCGAGTCCCGTGCGCGCCTCCGCCTGGTGAATTATAACGAGCCGCCAGCTGGCGTCTTCAGGGTCATGCCACGCAGCGGTATTCAGCCCGGTATCCAGCCGACTTCGCCTACCGAGTACCGGCGGGTGCTCTGCACCACGTCCGGGTTCTGGGCGTCGGACCTATGGTTGCTTCGACGTGACGAAGAAACCAGAAAGAAGGAAACCAGAAAGAATGGATACCCGCTGCACCTTGTCGATGAGCTTATCAATGAGAAGATGCCGCTGCCCTGTGGGGCCAGGTGGGTCGAGTACGCGGTGCCGGCTGAAGCACTCGTCCACGAGATCCGGCCGCGCGTGTCAGCGCCACCTGCCAAGCCAAGCGTCAACGTGGCTGAGATTCGTTTCCGCCTGAATCGCCGCATCCCCATTCCGCTTCGGTACGTGGTTGCCGTCGCCCGTGCGTTTCGCGACGCGGCTGTGGAGGCGCATCGGGACCGCACGGGGCAGATGTCGTTGATACTGAGTGGTCGTGAACTCGATGGCACTGTGGCTCGAGGTCATCAGCACGCATACTACCTGCCCCGCCCGCGCGCAGGAGCCGTGACCCTCGATGAGCTTTTGGTCCGCGTGCCCGGCGGGAAGCTTACCCAGGAGGAACTCGACGCGTTGCTTGGCGTCGGGCGCATTCGCGTAGGCGGGCGCAGTTACCCGATCACCGTGGTGCCTGAGGCCGTCGTGGCGTCGGCTAAGCCTGCGCCGGAGGCGCGTCAATGGCAAAGCGTCACTCCGTTCCTGCCGCCGCTACGCCATCGTCAGGGAAGGGAGGAGACCCGTGTGGATCGACAAGCCATCGCATGCGCCGAGAAAGTCTGCGGTCGGCGCCCTGCACATGTCGAGAGTCTGTCCGGTCCTGGTGGCCTCGGCTGTGTCTCGCCTGTCCTGGCACATGAATACGGAACAGGCGGACGGGGCTGGACGCTGACGACACGGCTTGGCTTCTGGCTTCAGCTTACGTTTGACGAACCTGTGAGCCTCGACCGGCCACTCGGTGCCGACGCACACTTCGGTGCCGGGCAGTTCGCACCTGTGGACCAATCCGAAGAAACGTGA